A region from the Oceanidesulfovibrio marinus genome encodes:
- a CDS encoding CoB--CoM heterodisulfide reductase iron-sulfur subunit A family protein, which produces MSKPILVIGGGFSGITAALEAAEVGYEVYIVEKTPYLGGRVAQLNKYFPKLCPPSCGLEIQFQRIKKNPRVKFFTMAEVTKVSGQAGDYNVSIRINPRHTAPANADLSAIAETLDGETSNEFNFGLDKRKGLYKDMPFAFPARYVVDKTACTEDDLNKVAASQYVDLNEEAKNIELSVGSIVLATGWKPYDVTKLTNLGAGEVPNCVTNMQMERIAAPNGPTKGQIVRPSDGKAPKKICFVQCAGSRDQNHLNYCSYICCMASLKQALYVREQYPDAECTVYYIDMRTPERYDKFRRRALEDEKINLVKGKVAGVEADPSGDVIVEVEDAVRGIKKKVRYDMVVLATGMQPSLAGAKLPFDVPVDEEGFITGGEEKGIFTAGCAKKPLDVMKSAQSGTGAALKAIQTVRGR; this is translated from the coding sequence ATGTCCAAACCGATACTCGTGATAGGTGGCGGATTCAGCGGCATTACCGCCGCCCTTGAAGCCGCCGAAGTGGGCTATGAAGTCTACATCGTCGAGAAGACGCCCTACCTTGGAGGTCGTGTCGCGCAGCTGAATAAGTATTTCCCGAAGCTTTGTCCTCCGTCCTGCGGTCTGGAGATCCAGTTTCAAAGGATCAAAAAGAATCCCAGGGTCAAATTTTTCACCATGGCCGAGGTGACCAAGGTCTCCGGCCAGGCTGGCGATTACAACGTCTCCATCCGCATCAATCCCCGGCACACTGCTCCTGCCAACGCGGATCTCTCGGCCATCGCCGAAACTCTCGACGGCGAGACCTCTAACGAGTTCAACTTCGGCCTCGACAAGCGCAAGGGCCTTTATAAGGATATGCCCTTCGCGTTCCCTGCCCGCTACGTGGTGGACAAGACGGCCTGTACCGAGGACGACCTGAACAAGGTCGCCGCCAGCCAGTATGTGGACCTCAACGAAGAGGCCAAGAATATCGAGCTCAGCGTGGGCAGCATCGTTCTCGCCACCGGCTGGAAGCCGTATGACGTGACCAAGCTCACCAACCTGGGCGCCGGCGAGGTTCCCAACTGCGTCACCAACATGCAGATGGAGCGCATCGCCGCCCCCAACGGCCCCACCAAGGGCCAGATCGTGCGTCCCTCCGACGGCAAGGCGCCCAAGAAAATCTGCTTCGTACAGTGCGCCGGCTCCCGCGACCAGAACCATCTGAACTACTGCTCCTACATCTGCTGCATGGCCTCCCTGAAGCAGGCCCTGTACGTGCGCGAGCAGTACCCGGACGCCGAGTGCACCGTCTACTATATCGATATGCGCACCCCCGAGCGCTACGACAAGTTCCGCCGCCGGGCCCTGGAGGATGAGAAGATCAACCTCGTCAAGGGCAAGGTCGCCGGCGTCGAGGCCGATCCCTCCGGTGATGTCATCGTGGAGGTCGAAGACGCTGTGCGCGGCATCAAGAAGAAAGTCCGCTACGACATGGTGGTGCTCGCTACCGGTATGCAGCCGAGCCTCGCCGGCGCCAAGCTGCCCTTCGACGTCCCCGTGGACGAGGAAGGATTCATCACGGGAGGCGAGGAAAAGGGAATATTCACAGCCGGCTGCGCCAAAAAGCCCCTGGACGTGATGAAGTCCGCCCAGTCCGGCACCGGCGCGGCGCTCAAGGCGATCCAAACGGTGAGAGGGAGGTAA
- the sat gene encoding sulfate adenylyltransferase, which produces MSKLVPPHGGKGLVICKLEGAELEAEQKKAEGLKKIEISDRVKGDTIMMGIGGFSPLSGFMTKADWESVCEKMLLSDGTFWPVPVVCDTNDEDVKAGEEVALVGKDGVIYATMKVEEKYELTDERKKWECEKVFKGNGEDSEKFWDVALEDHPGVQMVMKQGKYNLAGPVKVLSEGDYAERFPGVYMTPAQIRAEMDKRNWGKVAALQLRNPMHRSHEYLAKLGVETCDGVVIHSLIGNLKPGDIPADVRIKCIQTLIDGYFVKDFVINAGYPLDMRYAGPREALLHATFRQNYGVSEMLIGRDHAGVGDFYTLFEAQEIFDKIPYANPEEACKVPGKALETRPMKIDWTFYCFKCDGMASMKTCPHTKEDRVILSGTKLRKALSEGAEVPDHFGREEVLTILREYYEGLTEKVEIKMQSAASGENMK; this is translated from the coding sequence ATGTCCAAACTCGTTCCCCCTCATGGTGGCAAAGGGCTCGTGATCTGCAAGCTCGAAGGCGCCGAACTCGAAGCCGAGCAGAAGAAGGCCGAGGGTCTCAAGAAGATCGAAATTTCCGACCGCGTCAAGGGCGACACCATCATGATGGGCATCGGCGGTTTCAGCCCGCTGAGCGGCTTCATGACCAAGGCTGACTGGGAAAGCGTCTGCGAAAAGATGCTCCTTTCCGACGGCACCTTCTGGCCCGTTCCCGTGGTGTGCGACACCAACGACGAGGACGTGAAGGCCGGCGAAGAGGTTGCTCTCGTGGGTAAGGATGGCGTTATCTACGCCACCATGAAGGTCGAAGAGAAGTACGAGCTCACCGACGAGCGCAAGAAGTGGGAATGCGAGAAAGTCTTCAAGGGCAACGGCGAAGACTCCGAGAAGTTCTGGGATGTCGCTCTCGAAGATCACCCCGGCGTGCAGATGGTCATGAAGCAGGGCAAGTACAACCTGGCCGGCCCGGTCAAAGTCCTCTCTGAAGGCGACTACGCCGAGCGTTTCCCCGGCGTCTACATGACCCCGGCTCAGATCCGCGCCGAGATGGACAAGCGCAACTGGGGCAAGGTTGCCGCTCTGCAGCTCCGCAACCCCATGCACCGCTCCCACGAGTACCTCGCCAAGCTCGGCGTCGAGACCTGCGACGGCGTGGTTATCCACTCCCTGATCGGCAACCTGAAGCCCGGCGACATCCCCGCTGATGTCCGCATCAAGTGCATTCAGACCCTGATCGACGGCTACTTCGTGAAGGACTTCGTGATCAACGCCGGCTACCCGCTCGACATGCGCTACGCCGGTCCCCGCGAGGCTCTGCTCCACGCCACCTTCCGCCAGAACTACGGCGTGTCCGAGATGCTGATCGGCCGCGACCACGCTGGCGTCGGCGACTTCTACACCCTCTTCGAGGCTCAGGAAATCTTTGACAAGATCCCCTACGCCAACCCCGAAGAGGCCTGCAAGGTCCCCGGCAAGGCTCTGGAAACCCGTCCGATGAAGATCGACTGGACCTTCTACTGCTTCAAGTGTGACGGCATGGCCTCCATGAAGACCTGCCCCCACACCAAGGAAGATCGCGTCATCCTCTCCGGCACCAAGCTCCGCAAGGCCCTGTCCGAAGGCGCTGAGGTTCCGGATCACTTCGGTCGCGAAGAAGTCCTCACCATCCTGCGTGAGTACTACGAGGGTCTGACCGAGAAGGTCGAGATCAAGATGCAGAGCGCCGCTTCCGGCGAAAACATGAAGTAA
- the aprA gene encoding adenylyl-sulfate reductase subunit alpha: MPRIPVKEAPRGLALAEPEVKEHDVDILMVGGGMGNCGAAFETVRWADKYAPDAKIMLLDKAALERSGAVAQGLSAINTYIGDNVPDDYVRMVRTDLMGLVREDLIFDLGRHVDDSVHLFEEWGLPCWIKDENNKNLDGAAAKAAGKSLRNGDKPVRSGRWQMMINGESYKVIVAEAAKNALGEERIMERMFIVKLLLDANEPNRIAGAVGFNLRANEVHIFKTNAMVVACGGAVNVYRPRSTGEGMGRAWYPVWNAGSTYTMCAQVGAEMTMMENRFVPARFKDGYGPVGAWFLLFKAKATNFRGEDYCVTNRAMLKPYEERGYAKGNIIPTCLRNHMMLREMREGRGPIYMDTKTALQESFKSMSPAEQKHLEAEAWEDFLDMCVGQANLWAATNCAPEERGSEIMPTEPYLLGSHSGCCGIWVSGPDEDWVPDDYKVKADNGKIYNRMTTVNGLFTCADGVGASGHKFSSGSHAEGRIVGKQMVRWIVDHKDFKPTLKDSADDLKKLIYRPYYNFEAGKSASTDPVVNPEYISPKNFMMRLVKHTDEYGGGVSTYYTTSSAALDTGFWLLDMLEEDSLKLAARDLHELLRCWENYHRLWTVRLHMQHIRFREETRYPGFYYRADFMALDDAKWKCFVNSVYDPEKGETKVFKKPYYQIIPE; encoded by the coding sequence ATGCCTAGGATTCCCGTGAAGGAAGCACCTCGCGGTTTGGCTCTCGCCGAGCCCGAAGTCAAAGAGCATGACGTTGATATTCTGATGGTCGGTGGCGGCATGGGTAACTGCGGCGCCGCTTTCGAGACCGTGCGCTGGGCTGACAAGTACGCCCCTGATGCCAAGATCATGCTGCTGGACAAGGCCGCTCTCGAGCGTTCCGGCGCCGTTGCGCAGGGCCTGTCCGCCATCAATACCTACATCGGCGATAACGTGCCGGACGACTACGTCCGCATGGTCCGCACCGACCTCATGGGCCTGGTCCGCGAAGACCTGATCTTCGACCTCGGCCGCCACGTTGACGATTCCGTTCACCTCTTTGAAGAGTGGGGCCTGCCCTGCTGGATCAAGGACGAGAACAACAAGAACCTGGACGGCGCCGCCGCCAAGGCCGCCGGCAAGAGCCTGCGCAACGGCGACAAGCCTGTCCGTTCCGGCCGCTGGCAGATGATGATCAACGGTGAGTCCTACAAGGTCATCGTTGCCGAGGCTGCCAAGAACGCCCTGGGCGAAGAGCGCATCATGGAGCGCATGTTCATCGTGAAGCTGCTCCTGGACGCCAACGAGCCCAACCGCATCGCCGGCGCCGTCGGCTTCAACCTGCGCGCCAACGAAGTGCACATCTTCAAGACCAACGCCATGGTCGTCGCCTGCGGCGGCGCCGTGAACGTGTACCGCCCCCGCTCCACCGGTGAGGGTATGGGCCGCGCCTGGTACCCCGTCTGGAACGCCGGTTCGACCTACACCATGTGTGCCCAGGTCGGCGCCGAGATGACCATGATGGAAAACCGCTTCGTCCCCGCCCGCTTCAAGGACGGTTACGGCCCGGTCGGCGCCTGGTTCCTGCTCTTCAAGGCCAAAGCCACCAACTTCCGCGGCGAAGACTACTGCGTGACCAACCGTGCCATGCTGAAGCCTTACGAGGAGCGCGGCTACGCCAAGGGCAACATCATCCCCACCTGCCTGCGTAACCACATGATGCTCCGCGAGATGCGCGAAGGTCGCGGTCCCATCTACATGGACACCAAGACCGCCCTGCAGGAGTCCTTCAAGTCCATGTCCCCGGCCGAGCAGAAGCACCTCGAGGCCGAGGCCTGGGAAGACTTCCTCGACATGTGCGTTGGTCAGGCCAACCTGTGGGCCGCCACCAACTGCGCTCCCGAGGAGCGCGGCTCCGAGATCATGCCCACCGAGCCCTACCTGCTCGGTTCCCACTCCGGTTGCTGCGGCATCTGGGTTTCCGGTCCGGACGAGGACTGGGTTCCTGACGACTACAAGGTCAAGGCTGACAACGGCAAGATCTACAACCGCATGACCACCGTGAACGGCCTGTTCACCTGCGCTGACGGCGTTGGCGCTTCCGGCCACAAGTTCTCCTCCGGTTCCCATGCTGAAGGCCGTATCGTCGGTAAGCAGATGGTGCGTTGGATTGTGGACCACAAGGACTTCAAGCCCACCCTGAAGGACAGCGCTGACGATCTCAAGAAGCTCATCTATCGTCCGTACTACAACTTCGAGGCTGGCAAGTCCGCGTCCACCGACCCGGTCGTCAACCCCGAGTACATCTCGCCGAAGAACTTCATGATGCGTCTGGTCAAGCACACCGACGAGTACGGTGGCGGTGTTTCCACCTACTACACCACCTCGTCTGCTGCTCTGGACACCGGCTTCTGGCTCCTCGACATGCTCGAGGAAGACTCCCTGAAGCTGGCTGCCCGCGACCTGCACGAGCTGCTGCGCTGCTGGGAGAACTACCACCGCCTGTGGACCGTTCGCCTCCACATGCAGCACATCCGCTTCCGTGAGGAAACCCGTTACCCGGGCTTCTACTATCGCGCGGACTTCATGGCTCTGGATGATGCCAAGTGGAAGTGCTTCGTGAACTCCGTGTACGATCCCGAGAAGGGTGAGACCAAGGTGTTCAAGAAGCCTTACTACCAGATCATTCCTGAGTAA
- the aprB gene encoding adenylyl-sulfate reductase subunit beta, with the protein MPTYVDPAKCDGCKGGEKTACMYICPNDLMILDPDEMRAFNQEPDACWECYSCIKICPQGAITARPYADFAPMGGTSIPLRGSEDIMWTIKFRNGSVKRFKFPIRTTAEGSIKPFEGKPEAGDLDSELLFTETELVKPAEVVGKKFDIEAADTTQCWMDIPCEGGNR; encoded by the coding sequence ATGCCTACCTATGTTGATCCGGCAAAATGCGATGGCTGCAAGGGTGGCGAAAAGACCGCCTGCATGTACATCTGCCCCAACGATCTGATGATTCTCGACCCCGACGAGATGCGTGCATTCAACCAGGAGCCCGACGCTTGCTGGGAATGCTACTCCTGCATCAAGATCTGCCCCCAGGGCGCCATCACCGCCCGCCCCTACGCTGACTTCGCCCCCATGGGCGGCACCTCGATTCCGCTGCGCGGTTCCGAGGACATCATGTGGACCATCAAGTTCCGCAACGGCTCCGTGAAGCGCTTCAAGTTCCCCATCCGCACCACCGCTGAAGGTTCCATCAAGCCCTTCGAGGGCAAGCCCGAAGCCGGCGATCTGGACAGCGAGCTGCTCTTCACCGAGACCGAGCTGGTCAAGCCTGCCGAGGTTGTTGGCAAGAAGTTCGACATCGAAGCCGCCGACACCACCCAGTGCTGGATGGACATCCCCTGCGAGGGCGGCAATCGGTAG